From a single Cotesia glomerata isolate CgM1 linkage group LG6, MPM_Cglom_v2.3, whole genome shotgun sequence genomic region:
- the LOC123268030 gene encoding uncharacterized protein LOC123268030, with protein sequence MSEQIGNRVYNYLIGFEIHNINNIKLPSCRDVLNLFMYKHQSLKLSIRASASSVISDTNAIWANLLIPTSRPQHSIKKLEKIHSDYMKLKNHRSRAKTSKRQRTNVEQFSKRLDKLFDIANCAALKNLPKNLQQFLTDCRKGNRNIHLPAIDVIPEETSGNLSAMEVETPNNEEIGMKLSQQSSLNSFCSSISNSSELKRTCSDFEDTMPAPKKNKIDILTSELVLALDRTKTSNRNAMYIISAVIQSLGLEIDKYNLSYSNYSQCAYFKKRRNCRYDQRRRNF encoded by the exons ATGTCTGAACAAATCGGAAATagagtttataattatttaattggatttgaaattcataatattaataatattaagttaCCTTCGTGTAGGGATGTATTGAATCTCTTTATGTACAAACATCAATCcttaaaattaagtatacgagCAAGTGCTAGTAGTGTGATCAGTGATACGAATGCTATTTGGGCTAATCTTTTGATTCCAACTTCTCGACCTCAGcacagtattaaaaaattggaaaaaattcacAGTGACTACATGAAACTGAAGAATCATCGAAGTCGTGCAAAGACATCGAAAAGACAACGAACAAATGTGGAACAGTTTAGCAAACgtcttgataaattatttgacattGCAAATTGTGctgcactaaaaaatttaccgaaaaatttGCAGCAATTTTTGACAGATTGTCGTAAAGGAAATAGAAATATCCATCTACCAGCAATTGACGTTATACCAGAAGAAACTTCTGGAAATCTGTCTGCGATGGAAGTAGAAACTCCCAATAATGAGGAAATTG GAATGAAATTATCCCAACAGTCGTCCTTAAATAGTTTCTGTAGTTCCATATCAAATTCCAGTGAATTGAAGCGAACTTGTTCAGACTTTGAAGATACAATGCCAGCgcctaagaaaaataaaattgatattctgaCTTCGGAATTAGTATTAGCACTAGATAGAACTAAAACTAGTAACAGAAATGCGATGTACATCATTTCTGCTGTTATTCAAAGTTTAGGACTTgagattgataaatataatttaagttaCTCCAATTATTCGCAATGCGCGTATTTcaaaaagagaagaaattGTCGATACGAtcaaagaagaagaaatttttga